A window from Odocoileus virginianus isolate 20LAN1187 ecotype Illinois chromosome 24, Ovbor_1.2, whole genome shotgun sequence encodes these proteins:
- the KCNH3 gene encoding voltage-gated inwardly rectifying potassium channel KCNH3 isoform X5, with amino-acid sequence MQRGCACSFLYGPDTSELVRQQIRKALDEHKEFKAELILYRKSGLPFWCLLDVIPIKNEKGEVALFLVSHKDISETKNRGGPDNWKESGGGRRRYGRAGSKGFNANRRRSRAVLYHLSGHLQKQPKGKHKLNKGVFGEKPNLPEYKVAAIRKSPFILLHCGALRATWDGFILLATLYVAVTVPYSVCVSTAREPSAARGPPSVCDLAVEVLFILDIVLNFRTTFVSKSGQVVFAPKSICLHYVTTWFLLDVIAALPFDLLHAFKVNVYFGAHLLKTVRLLRLLRLLPRLDRYSQYSAVVLTLLMAVFALLAHWVACVWFYIGQREIESSASELPEIGWLQELARRLETPYYLVGRSPAAGNSSGQSDNCSSSFGEANRTGPELLGGPSLRSAYITSLYFALSSLTSVGFGNVSANTDTEKIFSICTMLIGALMHAVVFGNVTAIIQRMYARRFLYHSRTRDLRDYIRIHRIPKPLKQRMLEYFQATWAVNNGIDTTELLQSLPDELRADIAMHLHKEVLQLPLFEAASRGCLRALSLALRPAFCTPGEYLIHQGDALQALYFVCSGSMEVLKGGTVLAILGKGDLIGCELPRREQVVKANADVKGLTYCVLQCLQLAGLHESLALYPEFAPRFSRGLRGELSYNLGAGGGPAEADTSSLSGDNTLMSTLEEKETDGEQGPAASPAPADEPSSPLLSPGCTSSSSAAKLLSPRRTVPRPRLGGRGRPGRAGALQAEAGPSTHPRSLEGLRLPPVPWNVPPDLSPRVVDGIEDGCGSDQPKFSFRVRQSGPECSSSPSPGPALAGNPILLSTENGLLTVPLGPSEVRNTDTLDKLRQAVMELSEQVLQMREGLQSLRQAMQLVLAPHGEGPCSRASGEGPCPAGASGLLQPLCVDTGTSSYCLQPSAGSVLSGTWPHPRPGPPPLVAPWPWGPPASQSSPWPRATAFWTSTSDSEPPGSGELCPEPSTPGSPPPEEGARTGPPEPVNQAEAASTGEPPPASGGHALPWEPHSLEMVLIGCHGSGTVQWTQEEGTGV; translated from the exons ATGCAGCGGGGCTGCGCCTGCTCATTCCTCTATGGGCCAGACACAAGTGAGCTCGTCCGCCAACAGATCCGCAAGGCCCTGGATGAGCACAAGGAATTCAAGGCTGAGCTGATCCTGTACCGGAAGAGCG GGCTCCCGTTCTGGTGTCTTCTGGATGTGATACCCATAAAGAATGAGAAAGGGGAGGTGGCCCTCTTCCTGGTCTCTCACAAGGACATCAGTGAAACCAAGAACCGAGGGGGGCCTGACAACTGGAAGGAGTCAG GTGGTGGCCGACGCCGATATGGCCGGGCTGGATCCAAAGGTTTCAATGCCAACCGGCGACGGAGCCGGGCTGTGCTCTACCACCTGTCTGGGCACCTGCAGAAGCAGCCCAAGGGCAAGCACAAGCTCAATAAG GGGGTGTTTGGGGAGAAGCCAAATCTGCCTGAGTACAAGGTAGCCGCCATCCGGAAGTCGCCCTTCATCCTGCTGCACTGCGGGGCGCTGAGGGCCACTTGGGATGGCTTCATCCTGCTGGCCACCCTCTACGTAGCTGTCACCGTACCCTACAGTGTGTGCGTGAGCACAGCCCGGGAGCCCAGCGCCGCCCGCGGCCCCCCCAGTGTCTGCGACCTGGCCGTGGAGGTCCTCTTCATTCTCG ACATTGTGCTGAATTTCCGCACCACGTTCGTGTCCAAGTCGGGCCAGGTGGTGTTTGCCCCCAAGTCCATCTGCCTGCACTACGTCACCACGTGGTTCCTGCTGGATGTCATCGCAGCGCTGCCCTTCGACCTGCTGCACGCCTTCAAGGTCAATGTG TACTTCGGGGCACACCTGCTGAAGACAGTGCGACTCCTGCGGCTGCTCCGTCTGCTCCCCCGGCTGGACCGCTACTCGCAGTACAGCGCCGTGGTGCTGACCCTGCTCATGGCCGTGTTCGCCCTGCTCGCCCACTGGGTGGCCTGCGTCTGGTTCTACATCGGCCAGCGGGAAATTGAGAGCAGTGCCTCGGAGCTGCCCGAGATCG gctGGCTGCAGGAGCTGGCCCGCCGGCTGGAGACCCCCTACTACCTGGTGGGCCGGAGCCCCGCTGCAGGGAACAGCTCAGGCCAGAGTGATAACTGTAGCAGCAGCTTCGGTGAGGCCAACAGGACCGGGCCTGAGCTCCTGGGCGGCCCCTCACTGCGCAGCGCCTACATCACCTCCCTCTACTTCGCGCTCAGCAGCCTCACCAGCGTGGGCTTCGGCAACGTGTCCGCCAACACGGACACGGAGAAGATCTTCTCCATCTGCACCATGCTCATCGGCG ccctgatGCACGCGGTGGTGTTTGGGAACGTGACGGCCATCATCCAGCGCATGTACGCCCGCCGCTTTCTGTACCACAGCCGCACCCGCGACCTGCGCGACTACATCCGCATCCACCGCATCCCCAAGCCCCTCAAGCAGCGCATGCTCGAGTACTTCCAGGCGACCTGGGCGGTGAACAACGGTATCGACACCACAGAG CTGCTGCAGAGCCTCCCGGACGAGCTCCGCGCTGACATTGCCATGCATCTGCACAAGGAGGTCCTGCAGCTGCCCCTGTTCGAGGCGGCCAGCCGGGGCTGCCTGCGGGCGCTGTCCCTGGCCCTGCGGCCCGCCTTCTGCACACCGGGCGAGTACCTCATTCACCAGGGCGACGCCCTCCAGGCCCTCTACTTCGTCTGCTCCGGCTCCATGGAGGTGCTCAAGGGTGGCACCGTGCTGGCCATCCTAG GGAAGGGAGACCTGATTGGCTGTGAGCTGCCCCGGCGTGAGCAGGTGGTCAAGGCCAACGCAGACGTGAAGGGGCTGACGTACTGCGTCCTACAGTGTCTGCAGCTGGCCGGGCTGCATGAGAGCCTGGCGCTGTACCCCGAGTTTGCCCCCCGCTTCAGCCGGGGCCTCCGAGGGGAGCTCAGCTACAACCTGGGTGCTGGTGGAGGCCCCGCCGAG GCGGACACCAGCTCCCTGAGTGGCGACAACACCCTCATGTCTAccctggaggagaaggagacagacgGAGAGCAGGGCCCCGCAGCCTCCCCAGCCCCGGCTGATGAGCCCTCCAGCCCCCTGCTGTCCCCTGGCTGCACCTCCTCATCCTCGGCTGCCAAGCTCCTATCGCCACGGCGAACTGTGCCCCGGCCCCGGCTGGGTGGCAGAGGGCGGCCAGGCAGGGCGGGGGCTTTGCAGGCTGAGGCTGGCCCCTCAACTCACCCTCGGAGCTTGGAGGGGCTGCGGCTGCCCCCCGTGCCATGGAATGTGCCCCCAGATCTGAGCCCCAG GGTCGTAGATGGCATTGAAGACGGCTGTGGCTCCGACCAGCCCAAGTTCTCCTTCCGTGTGAGGCAGTCTGGCCCAGAATGTAGCAGCAGCCCTTCTCCTGGACCAG CCCTGGCTGGTAACCCCATCCTACTGTCCACAGAGAACGGCCTGCTCACTGTCCCCCTTGGGCCCAGCGAGGTGAGGAACACAGACACGCTGGACAAGCTTCGGCAGGCG GTGATGGAGCTGTCTGAGCAGGTGCTGCAGATGCGGGAGGGACTGCAGTCCCTTCGCCAGGCTATGCAGCTGGTCCTGGCACCCCATGGGGAGGGCCCCTGCTCTCGGGCATCAGGAGAGGGGCCCTGCCCGGCTGGTGCCTCTGGGCTACTGCAGCCCCTGTGTGTGGACACTGGGACATCCTCCTACTGCCTACAGCCCTCAGCTGGCTCTGTCTTGAGTGGGACCTGGCCCCACCCTCGTCCAGGGCCCCCTCCCCTCGTGGCTCCCTGGCCCTGGGGCCCCCCTGCATCTCAGAGCTCACCATGGCCTCGAGCCACTGCTTTTTGGACCTCCACCTCTGACTCGGAGCCCCCAGGCTCAGGAGAACTCTGCCCTGAGCCCAGCACCCCTGGCTCGCCGCCTCCTGAGGAAGGGGCTAGGACTGGGCCCCCGGAGCCAGTGAACCAGGCTGAGGCTGCCAGCACCGGAGAGCCCCCACCAGCTTCGGGGGGCCACGCCTTGCCCTGGGAGCCCCATAGCCTGGAGATGGTGCTTATTGGCTGCCACGGCTCTGGCACGGTCCAGTGGACCCAGGAAGAAGGCACAGGGGTCTGA
- the KCNH3 gene encoding voltage-gated inwardly rectifying potassium channel KCNH3 isoform X4, with protein MPAMRGLLAPQNTFLDTIATRFDGTHSNFVLGNAQVAGLFPVVYCSDGFCDLTGFSRAEVMQRGCACSFLYGPDTSELVRQQIRKALDEHKEFKAELILYRKSGLPFWCLLDVIPIKNEKGEVALFLVSHKDISETKNRGGPDNWKESGGGRRRYGRAGSKGFNANRRRSRAVLYHLSGHLQKQPKGKHKLNKGVFGEKPNLPEYKVAAIRKSPFILLHCGALRATWDGFILLATLYVAVTVPYSVCVSTAREPSAARGPPSVCDLAVEVLFILDIVLNFRTTFVSKSGQVVFAPKSICLHYVTTWFLLDVIAALPFDLLHAFKVNVYFGAHLLKTVRLLRLLRLLPRLDRYSQYSAVVLTLLMAVFALLAHWVACVWFYIGQREIESSASELPEIGWLQELARRLETPYYLVGRSPAAGNSSGQSDNCSSSFGEANRTGPELLGGPSLRSAYITSLYFALSSLTSVGFGNVSANTDTEKIFSICTMLIGALMHAVVFGNVTAIIQRMYARRFLYHSRTRDLRDYIRIHRIPKPLKQRMLEYFQATWAVNNGIDTTELLQSLPDELRADIAMHLHKEVLQLPLFEAASRGCLRALSLALRPAFCTPGEYLIHQGDALQALYFVCSGSMEVLKGGTVLAILGKGDLIGCELPRREQVVKANADVKGLTYCVLQCLQLAGLHESLALYPEFAPRFSRGLRGELSYNLGAGGGPAEADTSSLSGDNTLMSTLEEKETDGEQGPAASPAPADEPSSPLLSPGCTSSSSAAKLLSPRRTVPRPRLGGRGRPGRAGALQAEAGPSTHPRSLEGLRLPPVPWNVPPDLSPRVVDGIEDGCGSDQPKFSFRVRQSGPECSSSPSPGPENGLLTVPLGPSEVMELSEQVLQMREGLQSLRQAMQLVLAPHGEGPCSRASGEGPCPAGASGLLQPLCVDTGTSSYCLQPSAGSVLSGTWPHPRPGPPPLVAPWPWGPPASQSSPWPRATAFWTSTSDSEPPGSGELCPEPSTPGSPPPEEGARTGPPEPVNQAEAASTGEPPPASGGHALPWEPHSLEMVLIGCHGSGTVQWTQEEGTGV; from the exons ATGCCGGCCATGCGGGGACTCCTGGCGCCGCAGAACACCTTCCTGGACACCATCGCCACGCGCTTCGACGGCACGC ATAGTAACTTCGTGCTGGGCAATGCCCAGGTGGCGGGGCTCTTCCCCGTGGTCTACTGCTCTGATGGCTTCTGTGACCTCACGGGTTTCTCCCGGGCTGAGGTCATGCAGCGGGGCTGCGCCTGCTCATTCCTCTATGGGCCAGACACAAGTGAGCTCGTCCGCCAACAGATCCGCAAGGCCCTGGATGAGCACAAGGAATTCAAGGCTGAGCTGATCCTGTACCGGAAGAGCG GGCTCCCGTTCTGGTGTCTTCTGGATGTGATACCCATAAAGAATGAGAAAGGGGAGGTGGCCCTCTTCCTGGTCTCTCACAAGGACATCAGTGAAACCAAGAACCGAGGGGGGCCTGACAACTGGAAGGAGTCAG GTGGTGGCCGACGCCGATATGGCCGGGCTGGATCCAAAGGTTTCAATGCCAACCGGCGACGGAGCCGGGCTGTGCTCTACCACCTGTCTGGGCACCTGCAGAAGCAGCCCAAGGGCAAGCACAAGCTCAATAAG GGGGTGTTTGGGGAGAAGCCAAATCTGCCTGAGTACAAGGTAGCCGCCATCCGGAAGTCGCCCTTCATCCTGCTGCACTGCGGGGCGCTGAGGGCCACTTGGGATGGCTTCATCCTGCTGGCCACCCTCTACGTAGCTGTCACCGTACCCTACAGTGTGTGCGTGAGCACAGCCCGGGAGCCCAGCGCCGCCCGCGGCCCCCCCAGTGTCTGCGACCTGGCCGTGGAGGTCCTCTTCATTCTCG ACATTGTGCTGAATTTCCGCACCACGTTCGTGTCCAAGTCGGGCCAGGTGGTGTTTGCCCCCAAGTCCATCTGCCTGCACTACGTCACCACGTGGTTCCTGCTGGATGTCATCGCAGCGCTGCCCTTCGACCTGCTGCACGCCTTCAAGGTCAATGTG TACTTCGGGGCACACCTGCTGAAGACAGTGCGACTCCTGCGGCTGCTCCGTCTGCTCCCCCGGCTGGACCGCTACTCGCAGTACAGCGCCGTGGTGCTGACCCTGCTCATGGCCGTGTTCGCCCTGCTCGCCCACTGGGTGGCCTGCGTCTGGTTCTACATCGGCCAGCGGGAAATTGAGAGCAGTGCCTCGGAGCTGCCCGAGATCG gctGGCTGCAGGAGCTGGCCCGCCGGCTGGAGACCCCCTACTACCTGGTGGGCCGGAGCCCCGCTGCAGGGAACAGCTCAGGCCAGAGTGATAACTGTAGCAGCAGCTTCGGTGAGGCCAACAGGACCGGGCCTGAGCTCCTGGGCGGCCCCTCACTGCGCAGCGCCTACATCACCTCCCTCTACTTCGCGCTCAGCAGCCTCACCAGCGTGGGCTTCGGCAACGTGTCCGCCAACACGGACACGGAGAAGATCTTCTCCATCTGCACCATGCTCATCGGCG ccctgatGCACGCGGTGGTGTTTGGGAACGTGACGGCCATCATCCAGCGCATGTACGCCCGCCGCTTTCTGTACCACAGCCGCACCCGCGACCTGCGCGACTACATCCGCATCCACCGCATCCCCAAGCCCCTCAAGCAGCGCATGCTCGAGTACTTCCAGGCGACCTGGGCGGTGAACAACGGTATCGACACCACAGAG CTGCTGCAGAGCCTCCCGGACGAGCTCCGCGCTGACATTGCCATGCATCTGCACAAGGAGGTCCTGCAGCTGCCCCTGTTCGAGGCGGCCAGCCGGGGCTGCCTGCGGGCGCTGTCCCTGGCCCTGCGGCCCGCCTTCTGCACACCGGGCGAGTACCTCATTCACCAGGGCGACGCCCTCCAGGCCCTCTACTTCGTCTGCTCCGGCTCCATGGAGGTGCTCAAGGGTGGCACCGTGCTGGCCATCCTAG GGAAGGGAGACCTGATTGGCTGTGAGCTGCCCCGGCGTGAGCAGGTGGTCAAGGCCAACGCAGACGTGAAGGGGCTGACGTACTGCGTCCTACAGTGTCTGCAGCTGGCCGGGCTGCATGAGAGCCTGGCGCTGTACCCCGAGTTTGCCCCCCGCTTCAGCCGGGGCCTCCGAGGGGAGCTCAGCTACAACCTGGGTGCTGGTGGAGGCCCCGCCGAG GCGGACACCAGCTCCCTGAGTGGCGACAACACCCTCATGTCTAccctggaggagaaggagacagacgGAGAGCAGGGCCCCGCAGCCTCCCCAGCCCCGGCTGATGAGCCCTCCAGCCCCCTGCTGTCCCCTGGCTGCACCTCCTCATCCTCGGCTGCCAAGCTCCTATCGCCACGGCGAACTGTGCCCCGGCCCCGGCTGGGTGGCAGAGGGCGGCCAGGCAGGGCGGGGGCTTTGCAGGCTGAGGCTGGCCCCTCAACTCACCCTCGGAGCTTGGAGGGGCTGCGGCTGCCCCCCGTGCCATGGAATGTGCCCCCAGATCTGAGCCCCAG GGTCGTAGATGGCATTGAAGACGGCTGTGGCTCCGACCAGCCCAAGTTCTCCTTCCGTGTGAGGCAGTCTGGCCCAGAATGTAGCAGCAGCCCTTCTCCTGGACCAG AGAACGGCCTGCTCACTGTCCCCCTTGGGCCCAGCGAG GTGATGGAGCTGTCTGAGCAGGTGCTGCAGATGCGGGAGGGACTGCAGTCCCTTCGCCAGGCTATGCAGCTGGTCCTGGCACCCCATGGGGAGGGCCCCTGCTCTCGGGCATCAGGAGAGGGGCCCTGCCCGGCTGGTGCCTCTGGGCTACTGCAGCCCCTGTGTGTGGACACTGGGACATCCTCCTACTGCCTACAGCCCTCAGCTGGCTCTGTCTTGAGTGGGACCTGGCCCCACCCTCGTCCAGGGCCCCCTCCCCTCGTGGCTCCCTGGCCCTGGGGCCCCCCTGCATCTCAGAGCTCACCATGGCCTCGAGCCACTGCTTTTTGGACCTCCACCTCTGACTCGGAGCCCCCAGGCTCAGGAGAACTCTGCCCTGAGCCCAGCACCCCTGGCTCGCCGCCTCCTGAGGAAGGGGCTAGGACTGGGCCCCCGGAGCCAGTGAACCAGGCTGAGGCTGCCAGCACCGGAGAGCCCCCACCAGCTTCGGGGGGCCACGCCTTGCCCTGGGAGCCCCATAGCCTGGAGATGGTGCTTATTGGCTGCCACGGCTCTGGCACGGTCCAGTGGACCCAGGAAGAAGGCACAGGGGTCTGA
- the KCNH3 gene encoding voltage-gated inwardly rectifying potassium channel KCNH3 isoform X3 has protein sequence MPAMRGLLAPQNTFLDTIATRFDGTHSNFVLGNAQVAGLFPVVYCSDGFCDLTGFSRAEVMQRGCACSFLYGPDTSELVRQQIRKALDEHKEFKAELILYRKSGLPFWCLLDVIPIKNEKGEVALFLVSHKDISETKNRGGPDNWKESGGGRRRYGRAGSKGFNANRRRSRAVLYHLSGHLQKQPKGKHKLNKGVFGEKPNLPEYKVAAIRKSPFILLHCGALRATWDGFILLATLYVAVTVPYSVCVSTAREPSAARGPPSVCDLAVEVLFILDIVLNFRTTFVSKSGQVVFAPKSICLHYVTTWFLLDVIAALPFDLLHAFKVNVYFGAHLLKTVRLLRLLRLLPRLDRYSQYSAVVLTLLMAVFALLAHWVACVWFYIGQREIESSASELPEIGWLQELARRLETPYYLVGRSPAAGNSSGQSDNCSSSFGEANRTGPELLGGPSLRSAYITSLYFALSSLTSVGFGNVSANTDTEKIFSICTMLIGALMHAVVFGNVTAIIQRMYARRFLYHSRTRDLRDYIRIHRIPKPLKQRMLEYFQATWAVNNGIDTTELLQSLPDELRADIAMHLHKEVLQLPLFEAASRGCLRALSLALRPAFCTPGEYLIHQGDALQALYFVCSGSMEVLKGGTVLAILGKGDLIGCELPRREQVVKANADVKGLTYCVLQCLQLAGLHESLALYPEFAPRFSRGLRGELSYNLGAGGGPAEADTSSLSGDNTLMSTLEEKETDGEQGPAASPAPADEPSSPLLSPGCTSSSSAAKLLSPRRTVPRPRLGGRGRPGRAGALQAEAGPSTHPRSLEGLRLPPVPWNVPPDLSPRVVDGIEDGCGSDQPKFSFRVRQSGPECSSSPSPGPALAGNPILLSTENGLLTVPLGPSEVMELSEQVLQMREGLQSLRQAMQLVLAPHGEGPCSRASGEGPCPAGASGLLQPLCVDTGTSSYCLQPSAGSVLSGTWPHPRPGPPPLVAPWPWGPPASQSSPWPRATAFWTSTSDSEPPGSGELCPEPSTPGSPPPEEGARTGPPEPVNQAEAASTGEPPPASGGHALPWEPHSLEMVLIGCHGSGTVQWTQEEGTGV, from the exons ATGCCGGCCATGCGGGGACTCCTGGCGCCGCAGAACACCTTCCTGGACACCATCGCCACGCGCTTCGACGGCACGC ATAGTAACTTCGTGCTGGGCAATGCCCAGGTGGCGGGGCTCTTCCCCGTGGTCTACTGCTCTGATGGCTTCTGTGACCTCACGGGTTTCTCCCGGGCTGAGGTCATGCAGCGGGGCTGCGCCTGCTCATTCCTCTATGGGCCAGACACAAGTGAGCTCGTCCGCCAACAGATCCGCAAGGCCCTGGATGAGCACAAGGAATTCAAGGCTGAGCTGATCCTGTACCGGAAGAGCG GGCTCCCGTTCTGGTGTCTTCTGGATGTGATACCCATAAAGAATGAGAAAGGGGAGGTGGCCCTCTTCCTGGTCTCTCACAAGGACATCAGTGAAACCAAGAACCGAGGGGGGCCTGACAACTGGAAGGAGTCAG GTGGTGGCCGACGCCGATATGGCCGGGCTGGATCCAAAGGTTTCAATGCCAACCGGCGACGGAGCCGGGCTGTGCTCTACCACCTGTCTGGGCACCTGCAGAAGCAGCCCAAGGGCAAGCACAAGCTCAATAAG GGGGTGTTTGGGGAGAAGCCAAATCTGCCTGAGTACAAGGTAGCCGCCATCCGGAAGTCGCCCTTCATCCTGCTGCACTGCGGGGCGCTGAGGGCCACTTGGGATGGCTTCATCCTGCTGGCCACCCTCTACGTAGCTGTCACCGTACCCTACAGTGTGTGCGTGAGCACAGCCCGGGAGCCCAGCGCCGCCCGCGGCCCCCCCAGTGTCTGCGACCTGGCCGTGGAGGTCCTCTTCATTCTCG ACATTGTGCTGAATTTCCGCACCACGTTCGTGTCCAAGTCGGGCCAGGTGGTGTTTGCCCCCAAGTCCATCTGCCTGCACTACGTCACCACGTGGTTCCTGCTGGATGTCATCGCAGCGCTGCCCTTCGACCTGCTGCACGCCTTCAAGGTCAATGTG TACTTCGGGGCACACCTGCTGAAGACAGTGCGACTCCTGCGGCTGCTCCGTCTGCTCCCCCGGCTGGACCGCTACTCGCAGTACAGCGCCGTGGTGCTGACCCTGCTCATGGCCGTGTTCGCCCTGCTCGCCCACTGGGTGGCCTGCGTCTGGTTCTACATCGGCCAGCGGGAAATTGAGAGCAGTGCCTCGGAGCTGCCCGAGATCG gctGGCTGCAGGAGCTGGCCCGCCGGCTGGAGACCCCCTACTACCTGGTGGGCCGGAGCCCCGCTGCAGGGAACAGCTCAGGCCAGAGTGATAACTGTAGCAGCAGCTTCGGTGAGGCCAACAGGACCGGGCCTGAGCTCCTGGGCGGCCCCTCACTGCGCAGCGCCTACATCACCTCCCTCTACTTCGCGCTCAGCAGCCTCACCAGCGTGGGCTTCGGCAACGTGTCCGCCAACACGGACACGGAGAAGATCTTCTCCATCTGCACCATGCTCATCGGCG ccctgatGCACGCGGTGGTGTTTGGGAACGTGACGGCCATCATCCAGCGCATGTACGCCCGCCGCTTTCTGTACCACAGCCGCACCCGCGACCTGCGCGACTACATCCGCATCCACCGCATCCCCAAGCCCCTCAAGCAGCGCATGCTCGAGTACTTCCAGGCGACCTGGGCGGTGAACAACGGTATCGACACCACAGAG CTGCTGCAGAGCCTCCCGGACGAGCTCCGCGCTGACATTGCCATGCATCTGCACAAGGAGGTCCTGCAGCTGCCCCTGTTCGAGGCGGCCAGCCGGGGCTGCCTGCGGGCGCTGTCCCTGGCCCTGCGGCCCGCCTTCTGCACACCGGGCGAGTACCTCATTCACCAGGGCGACGCCCTCCAGGCCCTCTACTTCGTCTGCTCCGGCTCCATGGAGGTGCTCAAGGGTGGCACCGTGCTGGCCATCCTAG GGAAGGGAGACCTGATTGGCTGTGAGCTGCCCCGGCGTGAGCAGGTGGTCAAGGCCAACGCAGACGTGAAGGGGCTGACGTACTGCGTCCTACAGTGTCTGCAGCTGGCCGGGCTGCATGAGAGCCTGGCGCTGTACCCCGAGTTTGCCCCCCGCTTCAGCCGGGGCCTCCGAGGGGAGCTCAGCTACAACCTGGGTGCTGGTGGAGGCCCCGCCGAG GCGGACACCAGCTCCCTGAGTGGCGACAACACCCTCATGTCTAccctggaggagaaggagacagacgGAGAGCAGGGCCCCGCAGCCTCCCCAGCCCCGGCTGATGAGCCCTCCAGCCCCCTGCTGTCCCCTGGCTGCACCTCCTCATCCTCGGCTGCCAAGCTCCTATCGCCACGGCGAACTGTGCCCCGGCCCCGGCTGGGTGGCAGAGGGCGGCCAGGCAGGGCGGGGGCTTTGCAGGCTGAGGCTGGCCCCTCAACTCACCCTCGGAGCTTGGAGGGGCTGCGGCTGCCCCCCGTGCCATGGAATGTGCCCCCAGATCTGAGCCCCAG GGTCGTAGATGGCATTGAAGACGGCTGTGGCTCCGACCAGCCCAAGTTCTCCTTCCGTGTGAGGCAGTCTGGCCCAGAATGTAGCAGCAGCCCTTCTCCTGGACCAG CCCTGGCTGGTAACCCCATCCTACTGTCCACAGAGAACGGCCTGCTCACTGTCCCCCTTGGGCCCAGCGAG GTGATGGAGCTGTCTGAGCAGGTGCTGCAGATGCGGGAGGGACTGCAGTCCCTTCGCCAGGCTATGCAGCTGGTCCTGGCACCCCATGGGGAGGGCCCCTGCTCTCGGGCATCAGGAGAGGGGCCCTGCCCGGCTGGTGCCTCTGGGCTACTGCAGCCCCTGTGTGTGGACACTGGGACATCCTCCTACTGCCTACAGCCCTCAGCTGGCTCTGTCTTGAGTGGGACCTGGCCCCACCCTCGTCCAGGGCCCCCTCCCCTCGTGGCTCCCTGGCCCTGGGGCCCCCCTGCATCTCAGAGCTCACCATGGCCTCGAGCCACTGCTTTTTGGACCTCCACCTCTGACTCGGAGCCCCCAGGCTCAGGAGAACTCTGCCCTGAGCCCAGCACCCCTGGCTCGCCGCCTCCTGAGGAAGGGGCTAGGACTGGGCCCCCGGAGCCAGTGAACCAGGCTGAGGCTGCCAGCACCGGAGAGCCCCCACCAGCTTCGGGGGGCCACGCCTTGCCCTGGGAGCCCCATAGCCTGGAGATGGTGCTTATTGGCTGCCACGGCTCTGGCACGGTCCAGTGGACCCAGGAAGAAGGCACAGGGGTCTGA